A genomic segment from Pistricoccus aurantiacus encodes:
- the nudC gene encoding NAD(+) diphosphatase, whose protein sequence is MFHRELPLHARAGWLIRLHEGRIAPGSEGGLLQPWQPWPEDVVLLGYWNDDPVAMIIETDPPPAAQDWPTGRQWLSRLPESQFSLLSTALQVGSWWRDHRFCGRCGSHAERIVREFAMHCPNCGHRNYPRISPCIITLVTHGKDMLLGRNRRFPPGRYSTLAGFIEAGESAEEAVRREIYEEVGITLGPIRYFKSQAWPFPHSLMLGFFAEATSRRIRIDEDEIADAAWFSPTQALPQLPPIYSISRALINAHLNAMKGEAAK, encoded by the coding sequence ATGTTTCATCGTGAATTGCCTCTGCATGCCCGGGCGGGTTGGCTGATTCGGCTTCATGAAGGGCGTATTGCACCGGGAAGCGAGGGCGGGTTGCTGCAACCCTGGCAGCCTTGGCCGGAAGACGTGGTTCTGCTGGGTTATTGGAACGATGACCCGGTCGCGATGATCATCGAAACCGATCCTCCCCCCGCTGCGCAGGATTGGCCGACGGGGCGTCAATGGCTGAGCCGATTGCCGGAGTCGCAGTTCTCGCTGTTGTCCACGGCGCTTCAGGTAGGCAGCTGGTGGCGAGATCATCGTTTTTGTGGTCGCTGCGGGAGCCACGCCGAACGCATCGTCAGGGAATTCGCCATGCACTGTCCCAACTGTGGACATCGCAACTATCCGCGCATTTCGCCCTGCATCATCACTCTAGTCACCCATGGCAAGGATATGCTGCTGGGGCGTAACCGCCGTTTTCCGCCGGGGCGCTATTCGACCCTGGCGGGATTTATCGAGGCGGGAGAGTCCGCGGAAGAGGCGGTTCGTCGAGAGATCTATGAAGAGGTGGGCATCACCTTGGGACCTATTCGCTATTTCAAGAGTCAGGCCTGGCCTTTTCCGCATTCTCTGATGCTGGGTTTCTTCGCGGAGGCGACGAGCCGGCGCATTCGCATCGACGAGGATGAAATCGCCGATGCCGCCTGGTTTTCACCGACTCAGGCGCTGCCTCAGCTGCCGCCGATCTATTCCATTTCCCGGGCATTGATCAATGCGCATCTGAACGCCATGAAGGGGGAGGCAGCGAAATAG